In one window of Zhihengliuella sp. ISTPL4 DNA:
- a CDS encoding DUF808 domain-containing protein produces the protein MSVGLLAVVDDILSAAMKASAKAAGVVIDDAAVTPQYVQGITPARELPVVGKIALGSLVNKFVIIIPIALLLTAFAPWVLPYLLILGGSYLCFEGAEKVLEWFGVHHGHADEGARDERKLVLGAVRTDLILSTEIMLISLASLDKGLDIWSTLAILAVIALLMTVAVYGAVALLVKIDDIGLKMAKNPVQRVRHTGTRIVRSMPAVFRFISVLGTVAMLWVGGHLVLINLGEVGLHAPADMLHAVEHALEPLGGFVVWVVDTIISAIAGLVWGLVIVGIVLGIAKLFGKKPSFHEGEASPADIHV, from the coding sequence ATGTCCGTTGGACTGCTCGCCGTCGTCGACGACATCCTGAGTGCCGCGATGAAGGCGTCGGCGAAGGCCGCCGGAGTCGTCATCGACGACGCCGCCGTCACCCCGCAGTACGTGCAGGGCATCACGCCGGCCCGCGAGCTCCCCGTGGTCGGCAAGATCGCCCTCGGATCGCTGGTGAACAAGTTCGTCATCATCATCCCGATCGCGCTGCTGCTCACGGCCTTCGCGCCGTGGGTGCTCCCGTACCTGCTGATCCTCGGCGGCTCGTACCTCTGCTTCGAGGGTGCGGAGAAGGTGCTCGAGTGGTTCGGCGTGCACCACGGCCATGCCGATGAGGGCGCCCGCGACGAGAGGAAGCTCGTGCTCGGCGCCGTCCGCACCGACCTCATCCTCTCCACCGAGATCATGCTCATCTCACTGGCCAGCCTCGACAAGGGACTCGACATCTGGTCGACGCTGGCCATCCTCGCCGTGATCGCGCTGCTCATGACCGTCGCCGTGTACGGCGCCGTGGCGCTCCTGGTGAAGATCGACGACATCGGCCTGAAGATGGCGAAGAACCCCGTGCAGCGCGTGCGGCACACCGGCACCCGGATCGTCCGGTCCATGCCCGCGGTCTTCCGCTTCATCAGCGTGCTCGGCACCGTCGCCATGCTCTGGGTGGGCGGACACCTCGTCCTCATCAACCTCGGCGAGGTCGGGCTGCACGCGCCGGCCGACATGCTGCATGCGGTCGAGCACGCGCTCGAGCCCCTCGGCGGCTTCGTGGTGTGGGTGGTCGACACGATCATCTCCGCCATCGCCGGACTCGTCTGGGGTCTCGTGATCGTCGGCATCGTCCTCGGCATCGCGAAGCTCTTCGGTAAGAAGCCCAGCTTCCACGAGGGCGAGGCGTCGCCCGCCGACATCCACGTCTGA
- a CDS encoding FadR/GntR family transcriptional regulator, which produces MKSTTGRASRMRRATTADQIKQLILTRGLTPGDPLPTEAELCEELDVSRSSVREAIRTLSTLDIVDVRHGHGTYVGPMSLDPMVEALVFRGVLSPEGSLQALREVVEVRLALDLSMAERVVEAAQAQEDPELDELVAEMVDKAGRGEYFLDEDRAFHTRLFGAIDNRLVGQLVGAFWDVHTAVLPQLGIAQPDDIHKTAKAHGDMLDAARSGDVERYRQAVIEHYQPLQRVLATAEDVRA; this is translated from the coding sequence ATGAAGTCCACCACGGGGAGGGCGTCGCGGATGCGGCGAGCCACGACGGCGGATCAGATCAAGCAGCTCATCCTCACGCGCGGACTCACCCCCGGCGACCCTCTGCCGACCGAGGCTGAGCTCTGCGAGGAGCTCGACGTATCGCGCTCCTCGGTCCGCGAGGCGATCCGCACGCTCTCCACCCTCGACATCGTCGACGTCCGGCATGGACACGGCACCTACGTGGGCCCGATGTCGTTGGACCCGATGGTCGAGGCGCTCGTCTTCCGCGGTGTGCTCTCCCCCGAGGGGTCGCTGCAGGCCCTGCGCGAGGTCGTCGAGGTGCGCCTCGCCCTCGACCTGTCCATGGCCGAGCGCGTGGTCGAAGCCGCCCAGGCGCAGGAGGACCCGGAGCTCGACGAGCTCGTGGCCGAGATGGTCGACAAGGCCGGCCGCGGGGAGTACTTCCTCGACGAGGACAGGGCGTTCCACACGCGGCTCTTCGGCGCGATCGACAACCGCCTCGTCGGCCAGCTCGTCGGCGCCTTCTGGGACGTGCACACCGCCGTGCTCCCGCAGCTCGGCATCGCGCAGCCCGATGACATCCACAAGACCGCCAAGGCGCACGGCGACATGCTCGACGCCGCGCGCTCGGGCGACGTCGAGCGCTATCGTCAGGCGGTCATCGAGCACTACCAGCCGCTGCAGCGCGTGCTGGCGACCGCGGAGGACGTACGGGCCTGA
- a CDS encoding ABC transporter substrate-binding protein, translating into MNRHSTRRRAGRLAMAVAGTVAASLALAGCGGGAASTAESPAASDIDPDGIIEAGISYTLNGSFDPMVASGAVTVSANWHVFEGLVDLDPVTQEPAPALAADFPTQVDDTTYDIDLREGATFQNGDPVTADDVVFSYERVLDPANNSLFRSFVDFIDTVTAVDEDTVRITTDYPFSLIDDRLGVVKIVPKAVVEADPEEFGANPIGSGPYALVSAVPEDKIVFERYDDYNGPRPALAAGMNWNLLADASARVTAMSTGTVQAIEDVPYIDADGLAASADVESVQSFGLLFMMFNTQAEPFDDVRVRQALHYALDMDKIIETGMLGNATPATSFLPEDYPNYHEASTVYSYDPEKAEELLAEAGVSDLAITLRMTDTGWVKEVAPLIKESLDAIGIDTTLDISQSASMYEKVDSGDYTVAIAPGDPSVFGVDPDLLMNWWYGENVWTQTRTAWADSPEYAELRTLLDTAVTQEGEEQQESWNQAYDLISDQAVLYPLFHRKLPTAWSSQELVGFQPVPTTGLSFLDVGVAAK; encoded by the coding sequence ATGAACCGACACAGCACTCGCCGCCGCGCGGGTCGTCTCGCGATGGCGGTCGCCGGCACGGTCGCCGCGTCCCTCGCCCTCGCCGGCTGCGGCGGCGGCGCCGCCAGCACCGCCGAGAGCCCTGCGGCGAGCGACATCGACCCGGACGGCATCATCGAGGCCGGGATCTCGTACACCCTGAACGGCAGCTTCGACCCGATGGTCGCGTCCGGCGCCGTGACGGTCTCGGCGAACTGGCACGTCTTCGAGGGGCTCGTCGACCTCGACCCCGTCACGCAGGAGCCGGCTCCCGCCCTGGCGGCCGACTTCCCGACGCAGGTCGATGACACGACCTACGACATCGACCTCCGTGAAGGTGCGACCTTCCAGAACGGCGACCCGGTCACCGCCGACGACGTGGTCTTCAGCTACGAGCGGGTCCTCGACCCCGCGAACAATTCGCTGTTCCGCTCCTTCGTGGACTTCATCGACACCGTCACCGCCGTCGACGAGGACACCGTCCGGATCACCACCGACTACCCGTTCTCCCTCATCGACGACCGTCTCGGCGTCGTCAAGATCGTGCCGAAGGCCGTGGTCGAGGCCGACCCCGAGGAGTTCGGCGCGAACCCGATCGGCTCCGGTCCCTACGCCCTCGTCTCCGCCGTCCCCGAGGACAAGATCGTCTTCGAGCGGTACGACGACTACAACGGCCCGCGTCCCGCGCTCGCTGCGGGCATGAACTGGAACCTCCTCGCCGACGCCTCCGCCCGCGTCACCGCCATGTCGACCGGCACGGTGCAGGCGATCGAGGACGTGCCGTACATCGACGCCGACGGGCTCGCCGCCTCGGCCGACGTCGAGAGCGTGCAGTCGTTCGGCCTCCTCTTCATGATGTTCAACACCCAGGCCGAGCCGTTCGACGACGTCCGCGTCCGCCAGGCCCTGCACTACGCGCTCGACATGGACAAGATCATCGAGACCGGCATGCTCGGCAACGCCACCCCGGCCACGTCGTTCCTGCCCGAGGACTACCCGAACTACCACGAGGCCTCCACCGTCTACTCCTACGACCCGGAGAAGGCGGAGGAGCTGCTGGCGGAGGCCGGCGTCTCCGACCTCGCGATCACGCTGCGCATGACGGACACCGGCTGGGTCAAGGAGGTGGCGCCGCTCATCAAGGAGTCCCTCGATGCGATCGGCATCGACACCACCCTCGACATCAGCCAGTCCGCGTCCATGTACGAGAAGGTCGACTCCGGCGACTACACCGTCGCCATCGCCCCCGGTGACCCGTCGGTGTTCGGCGTGGACCCCGACCTGCTCATGAACTGGTGGTACGGCGAGAACGTCTGGACCCAGACGCGCACCGCCTGGGCCGACTCCCCGGAGTACGCCGAGCTGCGCACGCTGCTCGACACCGCCGTCACCCAGGAGGGCGAGGAGCAGCAGGAGTCCTGGAACCAGGCGTACGACCTGATCTCCGACCAGGCCGTGCTGTACCCGCTGTTCCACCGCAAGCTGCCCACCGCCTGGAGCTCGCAGGAGCTGGTCGGCTTCCAGCCGGTCCCCACGACCGGACTGTCGTTCCTCGACGTCGGCGTGGCCGCGAAGTAG
- a CDS encoding ABC transporter permease produces the protein MSHTLRLVGRRLLQLPLMILGITFLVFFVMSFSPVDPARTALGETASPEALEAYREDHGLNLPLFVRYVNFLFGLVQGDLGTYSARSLPVVDEVARAFPVTLALTFLGLVIAVLVAFVIGVLAAVYRDRWPDQVIRVFGVAALSTPSFWLAILLIQVFTLALGVLPASGPLPDFTDDPSGWLARMTLPAIALAVPVIGQLSRVVRTSMVEELDRDYVRTALGAGIPRVIVVGRNVLRNALITPVTVLGLRIGYLLGGAVVIEIIFAIPGMGTLILNGVTNNEPNLVQGVTLAVALAFVVINIIVDLLYVLINPRIRAV, from the coding sequence GTGTCCCACACGCTCCGCCTCGTCGGCCGGCGACTGCTGCAGTTGCCGCTGATGATCCTCGGCATCACGTTCCTGGTCTTCTTCGTGATGTCCTTCTCGCCCGTCGACCCGGCACGCACCGCGCTCGGCGAGACCGCCTCCCCCGAGGCGCTGGAGGCGTACCGCGAAGACCACGGGCTGAACCTCCCGCTGTTCGTCCGCTACGTGAACTTCCTGTTCGGCCTCGTCCAGGGCGACCTGGGCACCTACTCCGCCCGCAGCCTGCCCGTGGTCGACGAGGTCGCCAGGGCTTTCCCGGTGACGCTGGCCCTGACCTTCCTCGGTCTGGTGATCGCGGTCCTCGTCGCGTTCGTGATCGGCGTCCTCGCCGCCGTCTACCGCGACCGCTGGCCCGACCAGGTCATCCGCGTCTTCGGCGTCGCCGCGCTCTCCACGCCCTCGTTCTGGCTCGCGATCCTCCTCATCCAGGTCTTCACCCTGGCGCTCGGCGTGCTGCCGGCCTCCGGCCCGCTGCCGGACTTCACCGACGACCCGTCCGGGTGGCTCGCCCGGATGACCCTTCCCGCGATCGCGCTCGCCGTGCCCGTGATCGGGCAGCTCTCCCGGGTCGTGCGCACCTCGATGGTCGAGGAGCTCGACCGTGACTACGTGCGCACGGCGCTCGGTGCCGGCATCCCGCGGGTCATCGTCGTCGGCCGCAACGTGCTGCGCAACGCGCTCATCACCCCCGTGACCGTGCTGGGTCTCCGCATCGGCTACCTGCTCGGCGGCGCCGTGGTGATCGAGATCATCTTCGCGATCCCCGGGATGGGCACCCTCATCCTCAACGGGGTCACCAACAACGAACCCAACCTCGTGCAGGGCGTGACGCTCGCGGTCGCGCTCGCGTTCGTCGTGATCAACATCATCGTCGACCTCCTGTACGTGCTCATCAATCCTCGAATCCGGGCGGTGTGA
- a CDS encoding dipeptide/oligopeptide/nickel ABC transporter permease/ATP-binding protein encodes MRRRLTERLSVPGLRWGRLSLGSVICLAVLAIIALAAILAPLIAPYDPLASGSPVQPPSAEHWFGTDRQGRDIFSRLVYGARYSLVIGLGATLVALAVACVLGTIAATAPKWISETLMRVMDVIMSFPGIALAAVFVAVFGKSLPVLVLTIAFLYVPQLTRIVRANILDQYGEDYVSAVRVMGAGTPRIIVRHVARNAMAPVLVFATVLVADAIVFEASLSFLQAGVPDPEPSWGNVIAAGRNLLMSGAWWATFFPGILIMITVLCLNILSEGMTDAMVSPRARKITADAANTEESTHDLEEAAAPDDTHVIPTVDTAVNLSVPSGVPDVLVPTAETVPLAERLAELRARELARTDRLVYTGDAAPLLEVQDLCISFPRHGDVDVVDHVSFTVRPGETMSLVGESGCGKSITSLAIMGLLDPKADVRGRILFDGKDLLRMTPKERNALRGHDIAMIYQDALSSLNPAMLIRAQMKQLTSRGGTRTAEELLELVGLDPKRTLASYPHELSGGQRQRVLIAMALTRDPRLVIADEPTTALDVTVQAQVVELLMRLQRELGFALAFVSHDLALVAELSHRITVMYAGQVVEQGTTREVLTQPVHEYTQGLLGAVLSIEAGSDRLHQVSGVVPSPRHFPEGDRFAPRSADSARYAGVEPVRRHIAGTEHYYSAHPDDAPVEPIGAGR; translated from the coding sequence ATGCGACGCAGACTCACGGAACGGCTCTCCGTCCCCGGCCTCCGCTGGGGCCGCCTCTCCCTCGGCTCGGTCATCTGCCTCGCCGTGCTCGCGATCATCGCGCTCGCCGCGATCCTCGCGCCGCTGATCGCGCCGTACGACCCGCTCGCCTCCGGCTCCCCGGTGCAGCCGCCGAGTGCGGAGCACTGGTTCGGCACCGACCGGCAGGGCCGCGACATCTTCTCCCGGTTGGTCTACGGGGCCCGCTACTCCCTCGTGATCGGGCTCGGGGCCACCCTCGTCGCCCTCGCCGTCGCCTGCGTGCTGGGCACGATCGCCGCGACCGCGCCGAAGTGGATCTCCGAGACCCTCATGCGCGTCATGGACGTGATCATGTCGTTCCCCGGCATCGCGCTCGCCGCCGTGTTCGTGGCGGTGTTCGGGAAGTCGCTTCCGGTGCTGGTGCTCACGATCGCGTTCCTCTACGTGCCGCAGCTGACCCGCATCGTCCGGGCGAACATCCTCGACCAGTACGGCGAGGACTACGTCTCGGCCGTCCGCGTGATGGGCGCGGGGACCCCGCGGATCATCGTGCGGCATGTCGCCCGCAACGCCATGGCACCCGTGCTCGTCTTCGCCACGGTGCTCGTCGCCGACGCGATCGTGTTCGAGGCCTCGCTGTCGTTCCTGCAGGCCGGTGTGCCCGACCCCGAGCCGTCCTGGGGCAACGTGATCGCCGCGGGTCGCAACCTGCTCATGAGCGGGGCCTGGTGGGCGACCTTCTTCCCCGGCATCCTCATCATGATCACCGTGCTGTGCCTCAACATCCTGTCCGAGGGGATGACCGACGCCATGGTCTCGCCGCGCGCCAGGAAGATCACGGCCGATGCCGCGAACACGGAGGAGTCGACGCACGACCTGGAGGAGGCCGCCGCCCCGGACGACACCCACGTCATCCCGACGGTCGACACCGCGGTCAACCTCTCGGTGCCCAGCGGTGTGCCGGACGTGCTCGTGCCCACCGCGGAGACGGTGCCGCTGGCGGAACGCCTCGCCGAGCTGCGCGCCCGCGAACTCGCCCGCACCGATCGCCTGGTCTACACGGGAGACGCCGCGCCGCTGCTCGAGGTGCAGGACCTGTGCATCTCCTTCCCCCGCCACGGCGACGTCGACGTGGTCGACCACGTCAGCTTCACCGTGCGCCCCGGCGAGACCATGTCGCTCGTGGGAGAGTCGGGGTGCGGCAAGTCCATCACCTCGCTGGCGATCATGGGGCTGCTCGATCCGAAGGCCGACGTCCGCGGGCGGATCCTGTTCGACGGGAAGGATCTGCTGCGGATGACGCCGAAGGAGCGCAACGCGCTGCGCGGCCACGACATCGCGATGATCTACCAGGACGCCCTGAGCTCGCTGAACCCTGCGATGCTCATCCGCGCGCAGATGAAGCAGCTCACCTCCCGCGGTGGTACCCGCACGGCGGAGGAGCTGCTGGAGCTCGTCGGCCTCGACCCGAAGCGCACGCTCGCCTCGTACCCGCACGAGCTGTCGGGCGGCCAGCGGCAGCGCGTGCTGATCGCCATGGCGCTGACCCGCGACCCGCGCCTGGTGATCGCCGACGAGCCCACCACGGCCCTCGACGTGACCGTGCAGGCCCAGGTCGTGGAGCTGCTGATGCGGCTGCAGCGGGAGCTCGGCTTCGCGCTGGCGTTCGTCTCCCACGACCTCGCCCTCGTCGCCGAACTCTCGCACCGGATCACGGTGATGTACGCGGGCCAGGTCGTGGAGCAGGGCACGACGCGCGAGGTGCTCACGCAGCCCGTGCACGAGTACACGCAGGGTCTGCTCGGGGCGGTGCTCTCGATCGAGGCCGGCTCCGACCGCCTGCACCAGGTGTCCGGCGTCGTGCCTTCGCCGCGGCACTTCCCCGAGGGCGACCGCTTCGCGCCGCGCTCCGCGGATTCCGCCCGGTACGCCGGCGTGGAACCCGTGCGCCGGCACATCGCCGGCACCGAGCACTACTACTCCGCGCATCCCGACGATGCGCCCGTCGAACCGATCGGAGCAGGACGATGA
- a CDS encoding ABC transporter ATP-binding protein, with the protein MSEPVIQLQDVHVRYRARSSSLFRPHYVDALAGVSLTVRRGQTLGIVGESGSGKSTSAKVLIGLEKPTSGQVVFDGETVRSFTPAVRKRLGRILSVVFQDPATALNARMTVRDALLDPLQVHRLGTPASRERKVRDLIGLVGLPSSALEALPSQLSGGQRQRVAIARALVLDPQVIVADEPTSALDVSVRAQILNLLTDLKQQLGLGMVFISHDIQTVRYLSDEIAVMNRGRVVEHGDAARVFDDPADPYTRTLLGAAPSLLEPHH; encoded by the coding sequence ATGAGCGAACCCGTCATCCAGCTGCAGGACGTGCACGTCCGGTACCGGGCCCGCAGCTCGTCGTTGTTCCGCCCGCACTACGTCGACGCGCTCGCCGGGGTCTCGCTCACGGTCCGCCGCGGACAGACGCTGGGCATCGTGGGCGAGTCCGGCTCGGGCAAGTCCACCTCCGCGAAGGTGCTGATCGGCCTCGAGAAGCCCACGAGCGGTCAGGTCGTCTTCGACGGGGAGACCGTGCGCTCCTTCACCCCCGCGGTGCGCAAGCGCCTGGGACGCATCCTCTCCGTGGTCTTCCAGGATCCCGCGACGGCACTGAACGCCCGCATGACGGTGCGGGACGCGCTGCTGGATCCGCTGCAGGTGCATCGCCTCGGCACCCCGGCGAGCCGGGAGCGCAAGGTGCGCGACCTCATCGGGCTCGTGGGGCTGCCGTCGTCAGCGTTGGAGGCGCTGCCCAGTCAGCTCTCCGGCGGCCAGCGGCAGCGCGTGGCGATCGCCAGGGCCCTGGTGCTCGATCCGCAGGTCATCGTGGCCGACGAGCCGACCTCGGCCCTCGACGTCTCGGTGCGCGCGCAGATCCTGAACCTCCTGACCGACCTGAAGCAGCAGCTCGGGCTCGGCATGGTCTTCATCTCCCACGACATCCAGACGGTCCGCTACCTCTCCGACGAGATCGCCGTGATGAACAGGGGCCGCGTCGTCGAGCACGGCGACGCCGCCCGGGTCTTCGACGACCCCGCCGATCCCTATACCCGCACGCTGCTGGGCGCTGCGCCCTCGCTGCTCGAACCCCACCACTGA
- a CDS encoding dihydrodipicolinate synthase family protein → MPSPASALSFSGVVPPVATPLLPDGTIDHASLTRLVERLIGEGVSGLFALGSTGETAYFTDDQRVELLQTIIAANAGRVPVIAGAIELTAPRIIETARPLVAAGAQAIVTTAPLYTLNSPAEVAAHFRTIAAAIDVPLWAYDVPVRVHSKLGIDLLVQLGREGVIQGVKDSSGDDVGFRRLIAANEAAGRPLQLLTGHEVVVDAMALVGAAGVVPGLANVEAAGYVRLWEAAQRGDWTTARAEQERINRLFDIVFQPRGLSGDATGVGAFKAAMHARGIIDHAAMADTVEPLAPEAVAGIRTILDELGLLPVAV, encoded by the coding sequence ATGCCTTCCCCCGCCTCCGCCCTGTCGTTCTCCGGTGTCGTCCCGCCGGTCGCCACCCCGCTGCTCCCCGACGGGACGATCGACCACGCCTCGCTCACCCGCCTGGTGGAGCGCCTGATCGGGGAGGGCGTCTCCGGGCTGTTCGCCCTCGGGTCCACCGGCGAGACGGCGTACTTCACCGACGACCAGCGCGTCGAGCTGCTGCAGACGATCATCGCCGCGAACGCGGGACGCGTGCCCGTCATCGCCGGCGCGATCGAGCTCACGGCCCCGCGCATCATCGAGACCGCCCGCCCGCTCGTCGCTGCGGGTGCGCAGGCGATCGTGACCACCGCGCCGCTGTACACGCTGAACTCGCCGGCCGAGGTGGCCGCGCACTTCCGGACGATCGCCGCCGCGATCGACGTCCCGCTGTGGGCCTACGACGTGCCGGTGCGGGTGCACTCCAAGCTCGGCATCGACCTGCTCGTGCAGCTCGGCAGGGAGGGCGTCATCCAGGGGGTGAAGGACTCCTCCGGCGACGACGTCGGCTTCCGCCGACTGATCGCGGCGAACGAGGCCGCGGGTCGCCCGCTGCAGCTGCTCACCGGGCACGAGGTCGTCGTCGACGCGATGGCCCTCGTCGGGGCTGCGGGCGTCGTGCCCGGCCTCGCGAATGTGGAGGCCGCGGGCTACGTGCGCCTCTGGGAGGCCGCGCAGCGCGGCGACTGGACGACCGCCCGCGCCGAGCAGGAGCGCATCAACCGCCTCTTCGACATCGTGTTCCAGCCCCGGGGGCTGTCCGGCGACGCGACCGGTGTCGGAGCGTTCAAGGCGGCGATGCACGCGCGCGGCATCATCGACCACGCGGCGATGGCCGACACGGTGGAGCCGCTCGCCCCGGAGGCCGTCGCCGGCATCCGTACGATCCTCGACGAGCTCGGTCTGCTTCCGGTCGCCGTCTGA
- a CDS encoding ROK family protein: MPEVVLAVDIGGTKTAAALADRADALLRTAAAPTPASEGPAAVVATVAALAEELLDDGTVLAGVGIGTAGVVDARTGTIVSATDTFADWPGTPLAALIREALADRLPADAPVAVQNDVDAHAAGEHRHGAAAGAASALVVAVGTGVGAGVILDGRPVRGAHHVAGELAHLPIPGAAHLRCPCGRSGHLEALGSGIGLHRHYLSLGGDPALRDARGVAAAAGTGDSLAVRAIQDSAAAVGRALAGAATLLDPERIVVTGGVPRIGELWWDSLRAAFHADAIDALHDTPILPGTLGDDAPLRGAAASAWRRP, translated from the coding sequence ATGCCGGAGGTCGTCCTCGCCGTCGACATCGGCGGCACCAAGACGGCCGCGGCGCTCGCCGACCGGGCGGACGCGCTGCTGCGAACCGCCGCGGCCCCGACGCCCGCGAGCGAGGGACCCGCCGCCGTCGTGGCAACGGTCGCCGCGCTCGCGGAGGAACTGCTCGACGACGGGACAGTGCTCGCCGGCGTCGGCATCGGCACCGCGGGCGTGGTCGACGCGCGGACGGGGACGATCGTGTCGGCCACCGACACCTTCGCCGACTGGCCGGGCACCCCGCTGGCCGCCCTGATCCGGGAAGCCCTCGCGGACCGCCTCCCCGCCGACGCCCCGGTCGCCGTGCAGAACGACGTCGACGCGCACGCCGCGGGGGAGCACCGGCACGGCGCCGCCGCCGGAGCCGCGAGCGCCCTCGTCGTCGCCGTCGGCACCGGGGTCGGCGCTGGCGTCATCCTCGACGGCCGTCCGGTGCGCGGTGCCCACCACGTGGCGGGCGAGCTCGCGCACCTCCCCATTCCGGGGGCGGCGCACCTCCGCTGCCCCTGCGGGCGGAGCGGACACCTCGAAGCCCTCGGCTCCGGCATCGGCCTGCACCGGCACTACCTCTCGCTCGGCGGGGACCCGGCGCTGCGCGATGCGCGCGGAGTCGCCGCCGCGGCCGGCACGGGGGACTCCCTCGCCGTCCGCGCCATCCAGGACTCCGCCGCCGCCGTCGGCCGCGCCCTCGCGGGAGCCGCGACCCTCCTCGACCCGGAGCGGATCGTCGTCACCGGCGGCGTGCCGCGCATCGGCGAGCTCTGGTGGGACTCCCTGCGGGCGGCTTTCCATGCCGACGCCATCGACGCCCTGCACGACACCCCCATCCTGCCGGGCACCCTCGGCGACGACGCGCCGCTGCGAGGAGCCGCGGCATCCGCCTGGAGGCGACCATGA
- a CDS encoding N-acetylmannosamine-6-phosphate 2-epimerase produces MTPTPVLERLRGGLIVSCQAYPGEAMRDPRTMAQVADSAVVGGAAGIRVQGIDDIRAVAAFPVPIIGLWKDGDADVFITPTLEHAVAVADAGADIVAIDGTRRPRPDGRTLAETIVGLRAHSDALIMADCGSLDDAIAAEAAGADILGTTLSGYTGERPKGDGPDLELIGLLAARCTRPIVAEGRIHTPAHAAAAITAGAFAVCVGTAITHPATITSWFVRGVGEARP; encoded by the coding sequence ATGACACCGACCCCCGTCCTCGAGCGCCTGCGCGGCGGCCTGATCGTCTCCTGTCAGGCGTACCCGGGAGAGGCGATGCGCGACCCGCGCACCATGGCGCAGGTCGCCGACTCCGCCGTCGTCGGCGGTGCCGCCGGGATCCGCGTGCAGGGCATCGACGACATCCGCGCGGTCGCCGCCTTCCCGGTGCCGATCATCGGACTGTGGAAGGACGGCGACGCCGACGTCTTCATCACGCCGACACTGGAGCATGCCGTGGCCGTCGCCGACGCGGGCGCCGACATCGTGGCGATCGACGGCACCCGACGCCCGCGGCCCGACGGCCGGACGCTCGCGGAGACCATCGTCGGGCTGCGCGCGCATTCCGACGCGCTCATCATGGCCGACTGCGGTTCGCTCGACGACGCGATCGCCGCCGAGGCCGCGGGCGCGGACATCCTCGGCACGACCCTGTCCGGGTATACCGGGGAGCGTCCGAAGGGCGACGGCCCCGACCTCGAGCTCATCGGCCTCCTCGCCGCGCGCTGCACGCGCCCGATCGTCGCAGAGGGGCGCATCCACACCCCGGCGCACGCCGCCGCCGCGATCACCGCGGGCGCCTTCGCGGTCTGCGTCGGTACGGCCATCACCCATCCGGCCACCATCACGTCCTGGTTCGTGCGCGGTGTTGGCGAGGCGCGTCCGTGA
- a CDS encoding DUF4862 family protein, whose translation MTPVLLSAYPLSPAHAQWDPALEAALLPELCALPGVAGLEVPWMGAVHPHDPSWFLDHVPAVPLAVTPVPFVMRRLGVDPSYGLASPREEARAAAVADLRRVGDDVARIDGESPASVAVVMLHSAPRASGDADALARSLDEVAAFDWSGARLVIEHCDAAVPGQTPEKGFLPLAAEIAAIRSAGAPVGLWLNWGRSAIELRVADAVTAQIGDAAASGLLTGLAFSGAAPVESPYGPAWVDAHLPIAETHPPSASLLDAEHVRAGLRVAGDVPWLGLKVARRPEDRTVTEIVRTAERNLAVVRDAG comes from the coding sequence GTGACCCCCGTGCTCCTCAGCGCCTACCCGCTGTCCCCCGCCCATGCGCAGTGGGACCCGGCGCTCGAAGCGGCGCTGCTGCCGGAGCTCTGCGCGCTCCCCGGGGTGGCCGGGCTCGAGGTGCCGTGGATGGGGGCGGTGCATCCGCACGACCCGTCGTGGTTCCTCGACCACGTGCCGGCTGTGCCGCTCGCGGTCACCCCGGTGCCGTTTGTCATGCGGCGGCTCGGGGTGGACCCGTCCTACGGACTCGCCTCGCCGCGGGAGGAGGCGAGGGCCGCGGCGGTGGCGGATCTGCGGCGTGTGGGGGACGACGTCGCGCGGATCGACGGGGAAAGCCCGGCTTCCGTCGCCGTGGTGATGCTGCACAGCGCACCCCGCGCGAGCGGAGACGCGGACGCGCTCGCCCGGTCGCTGGACGAGGTGGCGGCGTTCGACTGGAGCGGAGCCCGGCTCGTGATCGAGCACTGCGACGCCGCCGTTCCCGGACAGACACCGGAGAAGGGGTTCCTCCCGCTCGCTGCCGAGATCGCGGCCATCCGGTCCGCCGGCGCCCCGGTCGGCCTCTGGCTCAACTGGGGGCGGTCGGCGATCGAGCTGCGGGTCGCGGACGCGGTGACCGCGCAGATCGGGGACGCGGCGGCCTCGGGGCTGCTGACCGGGCTCGCGTTCTCCGGGGCCGCTCCGGTGGAGAGCCCGTACGGCCCCGCCTGGGTGGACGCGCATCTGCCCATCGCGGAGACCCATCCCCCGTCCGCGTCGCTGCTCGACGCGGAGCACGTCCGCGCGGGGCTCCGCGTCGCGGGCGACGTGCCCTGGCTCGGCCTCAAGGTCGCGCGACGGCCGGAGGATCGCACGGTCACGGAGATCGTCCGCACCGCAGAGCGGAACCTCGCCGTCGTCCGGGACGCGGGCTGA